The sequence GAACAACTTCGAGCTGGTGCACAGCGAGGACTCCAGCGTCTTCACCCCGGCCAACCTCGCCACCTTCGACGTCCTCATCATGTTCCAGACCTCGGGCATGGTCTGGACCTCGACGGCCCAGCGGCAGGCGGTGGAGGGATACCTCGCCAGCGGCAAGGGCATCGTCGCCATCCACAACGCCACCGACATGGGCATCGAGGCCGAGTACCCGTGGTGGGACCAGACCGTGAACGCCGGTGCCCACATGCCGGAGCACTCACCCGGTGTGCTGCCCGGCACCGCCATCGTCGCCGACAAGAAGCACCCGTCGACGGCCAGCCTGCCGGACCGCTGGAACCGCAGCGAGGAGTGGTACAACTTCGACAAGAACCCGCGCGGCGAGGTCCACGTCCTGGTCACCGCGGACGAGCGGACGTACAACCCCGGCTCCCGGGCGATGGGCCCGGACCACCCGATCTCCTGGTGCCGCAGCGTCGGCGGAGGTCGCGTCTGGACCACCGCGATGGGGCACGCCGCCGAGTCGTACAGCGAGACCCACTTCCGTGACCACGTCCTGGGCGGTGTCAAGTGGGCGGCCGGCAACGAGCCGGGCGACTGCGGCGGCACCGTCTGGGGCAACTTCGAGAAACGCACCCTCGACAACAACACCGCCGACCCGATGGCACTGGCCGTGCTGCCGGACGGTCGGGTGATGTACGTCCAGCGGGGCGGGCAGGTCAAGATCTTCAAGCCCAGCACGAACAGTACCGTCACCGCCGGAACGCTCAGTGTCTACACCGGTGGTGAGGACGGTCTCACCGGGCTGGCGTTGGACCCGAGCTTCGCCAGCAACGGGCACGTGTACCTGTACCACTCGCCGGCCGGCAGCACGACCGACGTCAACCGGGTGTCCCGCTACACGCTGACCGGCGACACGTTGAACACGTCCAGCGGGGTCACCATCATCGACATCCCGGCGTACCGCGACCGGACCTTCCCCGAACCCGGCCACACCGGCGGGTACATCGACTTCGGTCCGAACGGGAACCTCTACATCGGCACCGGCGACGACACGCCGCCCAACCTCGACCCCAACTGGCAGGGCTACGCCCCGCTGGACTGGCGCTCCGGCAAGGCCAACCTCGACGCGGCCCGGACCGCCGGCAACACCAACGACCTGCGCGGAAAGCTGCTGCGGATCCGGCCCTCGGCCGGCGGCGGCTACACCGTCCCGGCGGGCAACCTCTACCCGCAGGGCACGGCGCAGACCCGAGCGGAAATCTACGCGATGGGCTTCCGCAACCCCTTCCGCTTCTCCATCGACCCGGCCAACGGGTGGGTGTACCTGGCCGACTACGGACCCGACCGGAACCCGCCGACCACCAACCGCGGCCCCGAGGGTCTCGTCGAACTCAACGTGATCAAGACACCCGGCAACTACGGCTGGCCGTTCTGCCACGGCGACAACCAGCCCTACGCCCCGTACAACCCGGACACCGGGGTGGTCGGTGCCAAGTTCAACTGCGCGGCACCGGTCAACAACTCCCCCAACAACACCGGCCTGACCAGCCTGCGGCCGGTCGTCGCGCCCAACCTGTGGTACGGCTACGGCACCTCACCGACCTTCCAGGAGCTCGGCTCCGGCGGCTCGGCGCCGATGGGCGGCCCGGTCTACCGCTACGACCCGGAGAACCCGTCGGCGACGAAGTTCCCGCCGTACTACGACGGCGTCCACTTCTTCTACGAGTGGTCGCGCAACTACGTCAAGGAAGTGCACCTCGACTCCGCCACCGCGGTCACCCGCACCAACCCGTTCCTGCCCACCGCGAGTTTCAACAAGCCGATGGACATGGAGTTCGGCCCGGACGGCTCGCTCTACCTGTTGGAGTGGGGCACCAACTTCGGCGGCGGCAACAGCGACTCCGGCCTCTACCGGATCGACTACGTCCAGGGCGGGCGATCACCGATCGCCAAGGCCACCGGGACACCCACCAGCGGCAACGCGCCACTCAACGTCCAGTTCAGCAGCGCGGGGACGACCGACCCCGACCCCGGCAACACGGTCAGCCACCAGTGGACCTTCGGCGACGGCACCACCTCCACGGCAGCCAACCCGTCGCACGTCTACACCACCAACGGCAACTACACCGCACAGTTGAAGGTCACCGACAACACCGGCAAGAGCGGCTTCGCCAACGTCCAGATCACTGTCGGCAACACCGCGCCGGTGGTCACCATCACCACCCCGTCGCACGGCGGCATGCTCACCTTCGGTGACCGGGTGTCCTACCAGATCAGCGTCTCGGACCCGGGCGGCGCCCCGATCGACTGCGCCAATGTGATCCTCAATCCCGCGCTCGGTCACGACGACCACGCGCACGAGACGACCGACTACGCCGGCTGCTCGGGCACCATCTCCACCGACCTGCTGGGCGGGCATCCCGACGGGGCCAACCTGTTCTACGTGCTCAACGCCCGCTACACCGACGACGGCGGCGCGGGGGGCGCGGCCCCGCTCACCGGCCACGCACAGGTGATCCTCCAGCCCAAGCACAAGCAGGCCGAGTACCACAGCAGCCAGTCCGGCACCCGGATCATCGACCAGGCCGGCGCGGAGAGCGGCAAGCGCATCGGGGACATCTCCAACAACGACTGGGTGGCGTTCACCCCGATGAGCCTGTCGGGCGTCACTAACGTCAGCTACCGGCTGTCGTCGCCGTCCGGTGGCGGCTCGATCGAGCTACGCACCGGCTCACCCACCGGCACCCTGCTGGCCACCACACCGGTACCCAGCACCGGCGGCTGGGACAACTACCAGTCCACGCCGCCGGTGACCGTCGCCGCCAGCACCGGAACCCACACCCTCTACCTGGTGTTCAAGGGCAGTTCGAACAACTGGTTCGACCTCGATTCGCACACCTTCGGCGGCCCCGGCGTCGGCGTTCCCGACACCGCGGGCGTAGCGGGTCGGACCTGGACACTCACCGCGCAGCACAGCGGCAAGCTGATGGACGTCAGCGGTGTCTCCACCGCCGACGGTGCCCAGATCCACCAGTGGGCGGCCACCGGCGGCAACAACCAGAAGTGGCAGGCCGTCGACGCCGGCGGCGGTGCCGTGTACCTCAAGGCCGTGCACAGCGGCAAGTGCGCGGAGGTGATCGGCGGCTCCAGCACGCCGGGAGCCTTCCTCCAGCAGGCCACCTGCAACAACAGCAACCAGCAGAAGTTCACCGCCACGGCGACCGGGACGTCCGGGGTGTACACGGTGCGGAGCGTGCCCAGCGGGCTCTGCGTGGACGTCAACACCGCCGCCACCAGCGACGGCGCCCGGCTGTTGCAGTGGAACTGCCACGGCGGCACCAACCAGCAGTGGCGGTTCAGCCTGGCGTGACCAACCGCGCCTGCCGCGGCAGGCAACGCACGGAAAACCCGATTCGTCGATGTGCGCCGGCGGCGCGGTAAGCCCATCGACAAGTGGCCTCCGGCCGGAGGCCACCGCCAGCCGGGGCGGCGACCGGAAGGCACGCGGCAGTCCCCTCGCTACGGCATCCGGCGCATCGGTGCGCCTGCCCGGCACCAGCGGTCAGGAAGGAACGAATCCAACATGTCCACACCCGACAGTAGGTTTGGCCGGCGGCTCTCGTCGGCCGGCTCCGCGCTGCTCATGGTGGCTGCGGCCGGCGCGATCGCGATCGCCGGCAGCACTCCGCCCGCCGCGGCGGCCATCAGCGCCGCCGACTATCAGCAGGTCACCCTGGCCAAGGGCATCGCCGAGATGGGTGA is a genomic window of Micromonospora tarapacensis containing:
- a CDS encoding ThuA domain-containing protein, with amino-acid sequence MRRRTWIIAVIAGLLLSLALVHPASAAPAFRALLFTKTTGYRHDSIPAGVSMFQQQAAANNFELVHSEDSSVFTPANLATFDVLIMFQTSGMVWTSTAQRQAVEGYLASGKGIVAIHNATDMGIEAEYPWWDQTVNAGAHMPEHSPGVLPGTAIVADKKHPSTASLPDRWNRSEEWYNFDKNPRGEVHVLVTADERTYNPGSRAMGPDHPISWCRSVGGGRVWTTAMGHAAESYSETHFRDHVLGGVKWAAGNEPGDCGGTVWGNFEKRTLDNNTADPMALAVLPDGRVMYVQRGGQVKIFKPSTNSTVTAGTLSVYTGGEDGLTGLALDPSFASNGHVYLYHSPAGSTTDVNRVSRYTLTGDTLNTSSGVTIIDIPAYRDRTFPEPGHTGGYIDFGPNGNLYIGTGDDTPPNLDPNWQGYAPLDWRSGKANLDAARTAGNTNDLRGKLLRIRPSAGGGYTVPAGNLYPQGTAQTRAEIYAMGFRNPFRFSIDPANGWVYLADYGPDRNPPTTNRGPEGLVELNVIKTPGNYGWPFCHGDNQPYAPYNPDTGVVGAKFNCAAPVNNSPNNTGLTSLRPVVAPNLWYGYGTSPTFQELGSGGSAPMGGPVYRYDPENPSATKFPPYYDGVHFFYEWSRNYVKEVHLDSATAVTRTNPFLPTASFNKPMDMEFGPDGSLYLLEWGTNFGGGNSDSGLYRIDYVQGGRSPIAKATGTPTSGNAPLNVQFSSAGTTDPDPGNTVSHQWTFGDGTTSTAANPSHVYTTNGNYTAQLKVTDNTGKSGFANVQITVGNTAPVVTITTPSHGGMLTFGDRVSYQISVSDPGGAPIDCANVILNPALGHDDHAHETTDYAGCSGTISTDLLGGHPDGANLFYVLNARYTDDGGAGGAAPLTGHAQVILQPKHKQAEYHSSQSGTRIIDQAGAESGKRIGDISNNDWVAFTPMSLSGVTNVSYRLSSPSGGGSIELRTGSPTGTLLATTPVPSTGGWDNYQSTPPVTVAASTGTHTLYLVFKGSSNNWFDLDSHTFGGPGVGVPDTAGVAGRTWTLTAQHSGKLMDVSGVSTADGAQIHQWAATGGNNQKWQAVDAGGGAVYLKAVHSGKCAEVIGGSSTPGAFLQQATCNNSNQQKFTATATGTSGVYTVRSVPSGLCVDVNTAATSDGARLLQWNCHGGTNQQWRFSLA